From a single Porites lutea chromosome 10, jaPorLute2.1, whole genome shotgun sequence genomic region:
- the LOC140949458 gene encoding uncharacterized protein: MESKIAGEKSYQPCPLCEGQHSLVKCSSFLKKSVDQRSDVIREKGLCYGCFKRGHMSAGCRDRFICEECGRRHHTLLHGVKPKSSNPQPDTKAKSSVHQPKKKEPQKEASGESKPAPESSNSNAISAAHSSVPGNASLITNCRIVLVDLFHKANPEKQIKVYALLDDVSDTTFITTQVQEKLGIEGVQSSLNLSTMLGREVLEVERIDGLIVQRLDGRVQVELPKAYATESIPSRRDQIPTPEVADMWPHLQKIRDMIPPYEKDAEIGLLIGCNCPKAIKPKEVIHGTSGDPYAVRTLLGWSIVGPVATSDSSLEDHALNSTCHRTLARERVPGDRESRLRFVLKGKTKELINPTAINQMFELDFSDHNNSGRHGFSKEDRRFLEIVEQGIHQCEDGHYELPLPLKTERIELPNNRETALRRLNQLKRRFQAPQGQKYREDYVNFMKNIIENGYAEKVPNMHKSERSNVWYIPHHGVYHPKKPNKIRVVFDSTAEHRGESLNKHLLQGPMPLSRRIHRLYVRHRSHVSPSQSRRKP, from the coding sequence ATGGAATCAAAAATTGCCGGTGAGAAATCGTACCAGCCCTGTCCTCTCTGCGAAGGCCAGCACTCACTCGTTAAATGCAGCAGTTTCTTGAAGAAGTCAGTAGACCAGCGCAGTGATGTCATTCGTGAAAAGGGACTTTGTTACGGCTGCTTTAAAAGGGGTCACATGTCAGCGGGTTGTCGTGACAGATTCATTTGTGAAGAATGCGGAAGGCGCCATCACACACTCCTCCATGGGGTAAAACCCAAATCCAGCAACCCACAGCCAGACACGAAAGCAAAATCGAGCGTGCATCAACCGAAGAAGAAAGAGCCTCAAAAGGAAGCCAGTGGTGAAAGCAAGCCAGCTCCCGAATCATCAAATTCAAACGCTATTAGCGCGGCACACAGCTCAGTCCCAGGCAACGCAAGCTTAATCACCAACTGTCGAATAGTCTTGGTCGATCTGTTTCACAAGGCTAACCCCGAAAAGCAAATAAAGGTGTACGCACTCTTAGACGATGTAAGTGACACGACCTTCATTACCACCCAAGTGCAAGAGAAACTCGGCATAGAGGGTGTTCAGTCCAGTTTAAACCTTAGTACCATGCTTGGTCGTGAAGTGTTAGAAGTAGAACGAATCGATGGACTAATTGTACAAAGACTTGACGGACGTGTCCAAGTTGAGCTACCGAAGGCGTACGCTACAGAAAGCATTCCATCCAGACGAGACCAAATCCCGACACCGGAGGTTGCGGATATGTGGCCTCACCTCCAGAAAATACGCGATATGATCCCGCCCTATGAAAAGGACGCAGAAATTGGCTTGTTAATTGGTTGTAACTGTCCCAAAGCAATCAAACCAAAGGAGGTTATACATGGCACGAGTGGAGATCCTTATGCAGTTCGCACTTTGTTAGGATGGTCTATCGTGGGACCTGTCGCGACCTCAGACAGCTCTTTAGAAGACCACGCCTTGAATTCCACATGCCATCGCACACTAGCGAGAGAGAGAGTACCCGGAGATCGTGAGAGCCGATTACGTTTCGTgcttaaaggaaaaacaaaggagTTAATAAATCCAACGGCGATCAATCAGATGTTCGAACTAGATTTCTCAGATCACAATAACAGCGGAAGGCATGGTTTTTCTAAAGAGGATAGACGATTCCTGGAAATAGTCGAGCAGGGAATTCATCAGTGCGAAGACGGCCATTACGAACTTCCGTTGCCATTGAAAACCGAGCGCATCGAACTGCCTAATAATAGAGAGACAGCTCTCCGCCGACTTAATCAACTGAAGCGAAGATTTCAAGCTCCACAGGGACAGAAATATAGAGAGGACTATGTAAACTTTATGAAAAACATCATTGAAAATGGCTATGCAGAGAAGGTACCGAACATGCACAAGTCAGAAAGGAGCAATGTCTGGTATATCCCGCACCACGGCGTCTACCATCCAAAGAAACCAAATAAAATTCGCGTAGTTTTTGATAGCACGGCGGAACATAGAGGCGAATCTTTAAACAAGCACCTGCTTCAAGGCCCTATGCCGCTTTCGAGAAGAATCCATCGCCTTTATGTGCGACATAGAAGCCATGTTTCACCAAGTCAGAGTAGACGAAAGCCATAG
- the LOC140949459 gene encoding uncharacterized protein codes for MGVHLFGATSSPGCAKFALKSTANDYESEFGVAAADCLRNDFYVDDGLKSVPSIDEAVTLISDVKQVCKSGGFNLHKFVSNSKDVIRRIPESDKADGVKELDLDLDSLPLERALGVQWCIESDCFQFNIVLQDKPCTRRGILSTISSIFDPLGFVASLLLDGKSILQELCRLHVNSKVVLGYISNESRRFHVFVANRVQEIQNRPSVEQWNHVESKQNPADEASRGVKSQELLHSRWINGPAFLWKTEHQWPINQDHSEGTFGLQNNDPEVKKHVTMATTQIVKVDSEKTSLCERVKYFSDWYRAKRAFALCIRYIRSLRARVQKKQCKEELTREVKVTDLESSERVIIREVQTSAFKEELDVLKQIKRKNPDPNSRVFAQQRKSNIKTYTSLYKLDPFVDDDGILRVGGRLRRASLSDDMKFPIILPRNGHVTTLIVRYFHERTSHQGKTMTLNEVRSNGFWIISGSVVVSSIISSCVKCKKLRGAVQEQRMSHLPEDRLETAPPFTYCAVDYFGPFIVKDGRKELMRYGVLFTCMASRAIHLETSNSLDTDSFINALRRFINRRGPIRQLRSDQGTNFVGARKELAQALSEMD; via the exons ATGGGCGTTCATTTGTTTGGAGCCACTTCATCGCCGGGGTGTGCGAAGTTTGCTTTGAAGTCAACTGCGAATGACTATGAGAGTGAATTTGGTGTTGCTGCCGCAGATTGTCTTCGAAACGACTTCTACGTTGATGACGGTCTCAAGTCTGTTCCCTCAATCGATGAAGCTGTAACGCTCATTTCAGATGTGAAGCAAGTGTGCAAGAGTGGAGGTTTCAACCTTCATAAATTCGTGTCGAATAGTAAAGACGTCATCAGAAGAATACCAGAGTCAGATAAAGCAGATGGCGTTAAAGAGCTCGATTTGGACCTCGATTCGCTTCCCTTAGAACGTGCCCTTGGTGTGCAGTGGTGTATTGAGTCTGACTGCTTTCAGTTTAACATCGTCTTACAGGACAAACCGTGCACTAGAAGAGGAATACTTTCTACGATAAGTTCGATTTTTGACCCTCTTGGCTTCGTTGCTTCGCTCTTGTTAGACGGGAAGTCAATACTTCAGGAGTTATGCCGCCTTCATGTAA ATAGCAAAGTGGTCCTTGGATACATAAGCAATGAAAGTCGGCGATTTCATGTATTCGTGGCTAACAGAgttcaagaaattcaaaataggCCTTCAGTTGAACAGTGGAACCACGTCGAATCAAAACAGAATCCTGCAGATGAGGCTTCGCGAGGTGTAAAGTCTCAAGAGTTGTTACATTCTCGTTGGATCAACGGACCTGCCTTTCTTTGGAAGACTGAACACCAGTGGCCAATAAACCAGGATCACAGTGAAGGTACCTTTGGTCTCCAGAATAACGACCCCGAAGTCAAGAAAcatgttaccatggcaacaacACAAATCGTCAAAGTAGATTCagagaaaacaagcctttgtgAGAGAGTAAAGTACTTCTCTGACTGGTATCGCGCGAAACGAGCATTTGCTCTGTGTATACGTTACATAAGAAGTTTGAGAGCGCGAGTACAGAAAAAGCAATGTAAAGAAGAATTGACACGAGAAGTAAAGGTCACTGATTTAGAGAGCTCAGAACGCGTTATCATTCGTGAAGTACAGACAAGTGCATTCAAGGAGGAGTTAGACGTCTTGAAGCAGATAAAGCGGAAGAATCCGGACCCTAACAGTAGAGTCTTTGCCCAACAGAGGAAATCTAACATAAAGACTTACACCTCACTGTACAAGCTCGATccttttgttgatgatgatggaATTTTGCGAGTCGGTGGACGTCTCAGACGTGCAAGTCTGTCAGATGACATGAAGTTTCCCATCATACTACCAAGAAATGGTCACGTTACCACGCTCATTGTCAGGTACTTTCACGAACGCACAAGTCACCAAGGCAAGACCATGACGCTCAATGAAGTACGATCGAATGGATTTTGGATAATAAGTGGTTCAGTTGTAGTCAGTAGCATAATCTCGTCCTGTGTCAAGTGCAAGAAACTACGTGGAGCAGTTCAAGAACAAAGAATGTCACACCTCCCAGAAGACCGTTTAGAGACTGCCCCTCCCTTTACCTACTGCGCCGTCGACTATTTTGGGCCCTTTATCGTTAAAGATGGCCGGAAGGAGCTGATGCGTTATGGTGTTTTGTTCACTTGTATGGCTTCGAGGGCTATACACCTTGAAACATCTAACTCCCTTGACACAGATTCATTTATCAACGCCCTTAGACGATTTATCAATCGGCGAGGTCCAATCCGCCAGCTAAGAAGTGACCAGGGAACCAACTTTGTAGGAGCACGTAAAGAACTTGCACAAGCGTTGAGTGAAATGGACTAA